The following are encoded in a window of Castanea sativa cultivar Marrone di Chiusa Pesio chromosome 5, ASM4071231v1 genomic DNA:
- the LOC142635577 gene encoding uncharacterized protein LOC142635577, whose translation MQVRFGTTAYDDPMEMLTKWGQTSSVAMYKAQFEVLSNRIKGLSPTHKLSCFLGGLKDEIRLPVRMLNPQSLNEAFGLSKIEEEYNWSCKKSSKVQMEQGIRIAKLEEGGENSVVDCSLNGQEGSVEEAGITLYALSGTPTSGTMRLHIPVDTSQVLEVKLANGDVLRTQGLCEAVSLCVQRHQFLVQLYVLPMGGCDLVLGTQWLSTLGVIQWDFKLQTMCFSYGQNFVLLHGLREASSHI comes from the exons ATGCAAGTGAGGTTTGGCACAACTGCATATGATGATCCTATGGAAATGTTAACCAAGTGGGGGCAAACATCTTCTGTGGCAATGTATAAAGCTCAATTTGAGGTCTTGTCAAATAGGATCAAAGGGTTATCTCCAACACACAAGTTGAGTTGTTTTCTCGGTGGTTTGAAGGATGAGATAAGGCTCCCTGTTCGTATGCTCAATCCTCAATCATTAAATGAAGCCTTTGGACTGTCCAAGATTGAAGAAGAATACAATTGGAGCTGTAAGAAGTCTTCTAAGGTTCAGATGGAACAAG GAATAAGAATTGCTAAATTGGAAGAGGGGGGTGAGAATTCTGTTGTTGATTGTTCTTTGAATGGTCAAGAGGGCAGTGTTGAAGAAGCTGGAATCACCCTTTATGCTCTAAGTGGTACTCCTACTTCTGGTACCATGAGG TTGCACATTCCTGTGGACACTTCTCAAGTTTTGGAAGTGAAGTTGGCTAATGGTGATGTGCTTAGGACTCAAGGGTTGTGTGAGgcagtttctctttgtgttcaAAGGCATCAATTTTTGGTTCAGTTATATGTATTGCCTATGGGAGGGTGCGATCTAGTATTAGGGACCCAATGGTTAAGTACTCTTGGAGTCATTCAATGGGACTTCAAGCTACAGACTATGTGTTTTTCTTATGGACAAAATTTTGTGCTCTTGCATGGGTTGAGGGAAGCAAGTTCTCACATTTAA